One part of the Oceanihabitans sp. IOP_32 genome encodes these proteins:
- a CDS encoding GxxExxY protein, whose translation MEHKTENDISYLIRGSIFKVYNELGPGLLESVYEAVLIFELQKQGLDVKSQVPLPVFYEGHKLEIGFRLDLLVNDKVIIEIKSVETLSKVHHKQVLTYLKISELKLGILVNFNVDEITKGIFRKVNGL comes from the coding sequence ATGGAACACAAAACAGAGAACGATATATCCTATCTAATTAGAGGATCAATTTTCAAAGTTTATAATGAATTAGGTCCAGGTTTATTAGAATCTGTTTACGAGGCGGTTTTAATTTTCGAGTTACAGAAACAAGGATTAGATGTAAAAAGTCAAGTTCCATTACCAGTGTTTTATGAAGGTCATAAATTAGAAATTGGTTTTAGGTTAGATTTATTAGTAAATGATAAAGTGATTATAGAAATAAAATCTGTAGAAACTCTCTCAAAAGTGCATCATAAGCAAGTCTTAACATATTTAAAGATTTCAGAATTGAAGTTAGGCATCTTAGTAAATTTTAATGTAGATGAAATAACAAAAGGAATTTTTAGAAAAGTAAACGGATTATAA
- a CDS encoding type IX secretion system membrane protein PorP/SprF, with amino-acid sequence MKKLLIYLFFATVTYSYSQEFNLPVFTQYLADNPFVVSPAYAGIGDNLRIRANGLTQWVGIKGAPDNQSLYADIRIANRSGVGVSLYNDSNGNTKQTGAKFSFAHHLVLDTRTEQFLSFGISYNLNSFRIDIDKFNTTIEYPIVDPYVINDRRSTNHNFDISALYRIKGLFVSFNANNILDKNIDETIRRLEPNLISNYQVYAGYTIPGPKKTGIEYEPSVFYQLFASDKRSATDINFKFRKHSRNFDYYWAGISYRFLNDQFFKPLNVGPMAGFKKSQFYFGYSYQLTINDIARYNSGTHMITIGIDFFNNISNCPCTQTQIKF; translated from the coding sequence ATGAAAAAACTACTTATATATCTGTTCTTTGCTACTGTTACTTATAGTTATAGTCAAGAATTTAATCTACCTGTGTTTACCCAATATTTGGCTGATAATCCTTTTGTGGTTTCGCCGGCTTATGCGGGTATTGGCGATAATTTAAGAATACGAGCTAATGGTTTAACACAATGGGTTGGCATTAAAGGGGCGCCAGATAACCAGTCCCTTTATGCCGATATAAGAATTGCTAATCGCTCGGGTGTTGGCGTATCTTTATACAATGATAGTAATGGGAATACGAAGCAAACTGGGGCTAAGTTTTCTTTTGCACATCACCTTGTTTTAGATACGAGAACAGAACAATTTTTATCCTTTGGTATTTCGTACAACCTGAACAGTTTTAGAATTGATATCGATAAATTTAATACTACCATCGAATACCCTATCGTAGATCCTTATGTTATTAATGATAGGCGCAGTACCAACCATAACTTTGATATTAGTGCGCTTTATAGAATTAAAGGTTTATTTGTGAGTTTTAATGCTAATAATATTTTAGATAAAAATATTGATGAAACCATTAGAAGATTGGAGCCGAATTTAATCTCTAATTATCAAGTGTACGCCGGATATACCATACCTGGCCCTAAAAAGACGGGAATAGAGTATGAGCCCTCTGTATTTTATCAATTATTTGCTAGTGATAAACGCTCGGCTACCGATATCAATTTTAAATTTCGAAAACACAGCAGAAATTTCGATTATTATTGGGCGGGTATTTCTTATCGTTTTCTTAACGATCAATTTTTCAAGCCCCTTAATGTGGGGCCTATGGCTGGTTTTAAGAAGTCGCAGTTTTATTTCGGATATTCTTACCAGTTAACCATTAACGATATTGCCAGATATAATTCGGGGACACATATGATTACTATAGGTATAGACTTTTTTAATAATATTAGTAACTGTCCGTGTACACAAACGCAAATTAAGTTTTAG
- a CDS encoding restriction endonuclease — translation MEKQIYIKKINDEIELFSFEKLRQSLKSTGASKDVIETIINRIQPDIYDGMSSNDIYKKAFALLKKHNRISASRYSLKRAILDLGPTGYPFERLIGALLKEKGYKTKVGVILNGECVTHEIDVLAEKDEFSYAIECKFHSDARGASNVQVPLYINSRFLDVQKQWNADPNNKTHLKQGWLVTNTRFTKDAINYGKCIGLTLLSWDYPKNNGLKANIDSLALYPVTTLTTLTKKEKHQLIEKDVVLVKELIKASNAMKNMGISDKRIKRVLDEVRQLCRI, via the coding sequence ATGGAAAAACAAATTTATATTAAAAAAATCAATGATGAGATTGAGCTTTTTTCATTTGAAAAATTAAGACAATCCCTTAAATCTACAGGAGCATCAAAAGACGTCATTGAAACTATAATAAATAGAATTCAACCCGATATTTACGATGGGATGTCTTCCAATGACATATACAAAAAAGCTTTTGCCTTATTGAAAAAACACAATAGAATCTCGGCTTCCCGTTACAGTTTAAAACGAGCCATTTTAGATTTAGGTCCTACAGGTTACCCATTTGAGCGATTGATAGGTGCGCTCTTAAAAGAAAAAGGATATAAAACCAAAGTAGGTGTTATTTTAAATGGTGAATGTGTCACTCACGAGATTGATGTTCTTGCCGAAAAAGATGAGTTTTCATATGCCATAGAATGTAAATTTCATTCGGATGCTAGAGGGGCAAGCAATGTACAAGTACCTTTATATATTAACTCCAGATTTTTGGATGTACAGAAACAATGGAATGCAGACCCAAACAACAAAACACATTTAAAACAAGGTTGGTTGGTAACCAATACCAGATTTACTAAAGATGCTATTAATTATGGGAAATGTATAGGTTTGACTTTGTTAAGTTGGGATTACCCAAAAAATAACGGTTTAAAAGCAAATATTGATTCCTTAGCTTTATATCCTGTTACCACTTTAACCACATTAACCAAAAAAGAAAAACACCAACTTATTGAGAAAGATGTTGTTTTGGTTAAGGAGCTAATCAAGGCTTCCAATGCGATGAAAAATATGGGAATTTCAGATAAAAGGATTAAACGTGTTTTAGATGAAGTAAGACAATTATGTAGAATTTAA
- a CDS encoding ABC transporter permease yields MKRFKGFIKKEFYHIFRDRRSLFILFGMPIAQILLFGFAITNEINNVDIAILDHSKDATTEEIINKIAASKYFSIKQIIEKESDIESIFKKGKVKAVLNFEKDFSKNLIKENKGTIQIITDATDPNTANTITNFIGAILQNYQKDLNKDITIVYQLIPESRMVYNPELKSVYMFVPGVMTIILMLVSAMMTSISITREKELGTMEILLVSPLKPFQVIIGKVFPYIFLSIINAVVIVLLSIFIFKMPVQGSLFLLGLESVLFIISSLALGILISTISASQQTAMMISLMGLMLPVILLSGFIFPISSMPLPLQIISNIIPAKWFIIILKGIMLKGVGMTFIWKETLILLGMTAFFIVLSVKKYKIRLE; encoded by the coding sequence ATGAAAAGATTCAAAGGCTTCATAAAAAAAGAATTCTACCATATTTTTAGAGATAGACGTTCGTTGTTTATCCTCTTCGGGATGCCAATTGCCCAAATTTTACTATTTGGATTTGCCATTACCAATGAAATTAACAATGTGGACATTGCTATTCTGGATCATTCAAAAGATGCTACAACAGAAGAAATAATTAATAAAATAGCAGCTTCAAAATATTTCAGTATCAAGCAAATTATTGAAAAAGAATCAGATATCGAATCGATTTTTAAAAAAGGAAAAGTAAAAGCGGTTTTAAATTTCGAAAAGGATTTTAGTAAAAACCTGATTAAAGAAAACAAAGGAACCATACAAATTATTACAGATGCTACAGACCCAAATACAGCAAATACCATCACCAATTTTATAGGAGCTATTCTTCAAAACTATCAAAAAGATTTAAACAAGGATATTACAATAGTCTATCAACTTATACCAGAATCACGAATGGTTTACAACCCAGAATTAAAAAGCGTGTATATGTTTGTTCCTGGGGTAATGACCATTATTTTAATGCTGGTTTCTGCGATGATGACCTCTATTTCCATAACAAGAGAAAAGGAATTGGGCACCATGGAAATCCTCTTGGTATCGCCATTAAAACCCTTTCAAGTGATTATAGGCAAAGTGTTTCCGTATATTTTTCTATCGATAATCAATGCAGTAGTAATCGTATTGCTAAGTATTTTCATTTTTAAAATGCCGGTTCAAGGAAGCTTGTTTTTATTAGGTTTAGAGAGTGTTCTGTTTATAATCAGTTCTTTAGCTTTAGGAATTTTAATATCTACAATTTCAGCATCGCAACAAACAGCCATGATGATTTCGTTAATGGGACTCATGCTTCCTGTTATCTTATTATCAGGTTTTATTTTCCCTATTTCAAGCATGCCTTTACCCTTACAAATTATTAGTAATATCATACCAGCAAAATGGTTTATCATCATCTTAAAAGGCATTATGCTTAAAGGTGTAGGCATGACATTTATTTGGAAAGAAACTTTAATTTTATTGGGAATGACTGCGTTTTTTATTGTTTTGAGTGTAAAGAAATATAAAATTAGACTAGAGTAA
- a CDS encoding ABC transporter ATP-binding protein — protein sequence MGISVNHISKSYKHVNALQDISFEVKKGELFGLIGPDGAGKTTLFRILTTLLFADEGSATVAGYDVVAEYKSIRNSVGYMPGRFSLYQDLTIEENLEFFATIFGTSIEENYDLIKDIYVQIEPFKDRRAGKLSGGMKQKLALSCALIHKPKVLFLDEPTTGVDPVSRKEFWEMLKRLQQKGITILVSTPYMDEAALCDRIALIQDGKILEIDTPEAIVKHYPKQIYNVSANNMYQLIRSLNDYEYKHSVYPFGEFVHYTDSRTEFNAEDLKAYLETKKLSNIHIDKTVATIEDTFMELAK from the coding sequence ATGGGTATTTCTGTTAACCATATCAGCAAATCTTATAAACATGTAAACGCATTACAAGACATTTCTTTTGAAGTGAAAAAAGGAGAGCTTTTTGGCCTCATAGGTCCTGATGGTGCTGGTAAAACTACCCTATTCAGGATTTTAACGACCCTTTTGTTTGCAGATGAAGGCAGTGCAACTGTCGCAGGTTATGATGTGGTTGCAGAATACAAGAGTATTAGAAATAGTGTGGGCTATATGCCTGGACGATTTTCATTGTATCAAGATTTAACGATTGAAGAAAATTTAGAGTTTTTCGCTACTATTTTTGGAACATCCATTGAAGAAAACTACGATTTAATAAAAGATATCTATGTTCAAATTGAGCCTTTTAAAGATCGTCGTGCCGGAAAATTGTCTGGTGGAATGAAACAAAAACTCGCTTTAAGTTGTGCTTTAATTCATAAACCTAAAGTGTTGTTTTTAGATGAACCAACCACAGGAGTAGATCCCGTATCGCGAAAAGAATTTTGGGAAATGCTAAAACGACTGCAACAAAAAGGCATCACTATTTTAGTTTCGACACCTTATATGGACGAAGCGGCTTTGTGTGATAGAATAGCACTCATTCAAGATGGAAAAATTTTAGAGATTGATACTCCAGAAGCAATTGTAAAGCACTATCCAAAACAAATTTATAATGTAAGTGCAAACAATATGTACCAATTAATACGCAGTTTAAATGACTATGAATACAAGCATAGCGTGTATCCTTTTGGTGAATTTGTCCATTATACAGACAGCAGAACAGAATTTAATGCTGAGGATTTAAAAGCGTATTTAGAAACTAAAAAATTATCCAACATTCACATTGATAAAACAGTGGCAACTATAGAAGATACCTTTATGGAATTAGCGAAATAA
- a CDS encoding Pycsar system effector family protein, whose product MKKGDKKNSSFSLSQEKLERYDSRGVQTLFRTLSRNHYNLLRMVDNKARIILTVNSIITSLLFGIHFIDKSSKTLTIDLGTKILVVSSMLSMVFALFSMLPHRYLGKSFKQSGYKGTLYADNFSKQSLIEFREEFQRIMNTGHAIYNELINDLYFLGLVISKKQTLLLYSVFVFLLGLIITIIYVLLSM is encoded by the coding sequence ATGAAAAAAGGCGATAAAAAAAACAGTAGCTTCAGTCTAAGCCAAGAAAAATTAGAACGCTACGATTCCAGAGGTGTGCAAACGCTTTTTAGAACACTCTCTAGAAACCATTATAATCTTTTGAGAATGGTGGATAATAAAGCGAGAATTATTCTAACCGTAAACTCTATAATTACATCACTACTATTTGGCATTCATTTTATAGACAAAAGCAGTAAAACCTTAACTATAGACTTAGGCACCAAAATACTAGTTGTAAGCAGTATGTTATCTATGGTCTTTGCTTTGTTTAGCATGCTTCCACATCGTTATTTAGGGAAAAGTTTCAAACAGAGTGGTTATAAAGGCACATTATATGCCGACAATTTTTCGAAACAGAGTCTAATAGAGTTCAGAGAAGAGTTTCAGCGAATAATGAATACAGGTCATGCCATTTATAATGAACTGATAAACGATCTGTATTTTTTAGGCTTAGTAATTTCTAAAAAACAGACACTACTACTCTATTCTGTATTTGTGTTTTTATTGGGTTTAATCATCACTATTATTTATGTTCTTTTAAGTATGTAA
- a CDS encoding tyrosine-protein phosphatase, with protein sequence MFQIFNKKIFLRDSLEGFVDIHSHILPGIDDGAKQVSESIHLIKSLEALGVKQFTATPHIMQGVYENTKETIDEAYQNVIRAMDPNLVSNVTLNYAAEYMLDAQFLEQLEAQELFTVKDNYILIEMSHFQAPINLEDIISKIKTKGYVPILAHPERYTFYHDSKTYYHRLKQLGCLFQLNFLSLTDHYGNHVEKMAHYLIEEELIDFVATDTHNETHIKKLSNITLNKSLARKLPIIIKNTCRVFSKT encoded by the coding sequence ATGTTCCAAATTTTTAATAAAAAAATATTCCTTAGGGATTCTTTAGAGGGTTTCGTCGATATACATTCTCATATTTTACCTGGCATTGATGATGGGGCAAAACAGGTATCAGAATCTATTCATCTTATAAAAAGCTTAGAAGCATTAGGTGTTAAACAATTTACAGCGACACCGCATATTATGCAGGGTGTTTACGAGAATACCAAAGAGACTATTGATGAGGCCTACCAAAATGTAATACGGGCTATGGATCCTAATTTGGTGTCTAACGTAACTTTAAATTATGCCGCAGAGTATATGTTAGATGCTCAATTTTTAGAACAATTAGAAGCACAAGAACTATTTACAGTAAAAGATAATTATATATTAATTGAGATGTCTCATTTTCAGGCGCCAATTAATTTAGAAGACATTATATCTAAAATTAAAACAAAAGGCTATGTGCCCATTTTAGCACACCCAGAGCGTTATACTTTTTATCATGACTCTAAAACATATTACCACAGACTAAAACAGTTAGGCTGTCTTTTTCAACTGAATTTTCTGTCGTTAACAGACCATTATGGCAATCATGTAGAGAAAATGGCGCATTATTTAATTGAAGAAGAATTAATAGACTTTGTGGCTACAGATACACACAACGAGACGCATATAAAAAAGCTTTCTAACATCACTCTAAATAAGAGTTTGGCTAGAAAGCTTCCTATTATTATTAAAAATACTTGTCGTGTGTTTTCTAAAACTTAA
- a CDS encoding ABC transporter ATP-binding protein → MNNNKVIQVEGLTKMFGDFTAVNAITFEVEKGEIFGFLGANGAGKTTAIKMLIGISNPTSGSATVAGFNVYSNAEDIKKNIGYMSQKFALYDDLTVRENITFFGGIYGLSRKRIKEKSNALIEELGLENVANQLVGSLPLGWKQKLSFSVSLIHDPKIVFLDEPTGGVDPITRRQFWELIYKAANKGTTVFVTTHYMDEAEYCDRVSIMVNGKIEALDTPKKLKEQFKAENMNDVFLKLARG, encoded by the coding sequence ATGAATAACAACAAAGTCATACAAGTAGAAGGATTAACCAAAATGTTTGGTGATTTCACAGCGGTAAATGCGATTACTTTTGAAGTTGAAAAAGGTGAAATATTTGGTTTTTTAGGTGCCAATGGTGCAGGGAAAACAACCGCTATAAAAATGCTGATTGGTATTTCAAACCCCACATCTGGAAGCGCAACTGTTGCAGGTTTTAATGTGTATTCTAACGCTGAAGATATCAAGAAAAACATTGGTTACATGAGTCAGAAATTTGCTTTGTATGACGATTTAACGGTTAGAGAAAATATCACCTTTTTTGGAGGTATTTATGGGTTGTCAAGAAAGCGAATCAAAGAAAAATCGAATGCTTTAATTGAAGAATTAGGATTAGAAAATGTGGCAAACCAATTAGTTGGTTCATTACCATTAGGCTGGAAACAGAAACTATCTTTTTCGGTGTCTTTAATTCACGATCCTAAAATTGTGTTTTTAGATGAGCCAACAGGAGGCGTCGATCCCATTACCAGACGACAGTTTTGGGAACTGATTTACAAAGCAGCCAATAAAGGAACCACCGTTTTTGTAACCACACACTATATGGATGAAGCGGAATATTGCGACAGAGTTTCCATAATGGTTAACGGTAAAATTGAAGCTTTAGACACACCAAAGAAATTGAAAGAACAATTTAAGGCTGAAAATATGAATGATGTGTTTTTAAAATTGGCACGTGGATGA
- a CDS encoding ABC transporter permease, translating into MKTILYIIQKEFKQIFRNKGMLPIIFVLPLLQLIILSNAATFEVKNIKFGYIDNDRTSTSRALIEQFNASTYFNVLTDFPSEALASSAMLQGEVDVVLEIPQYFERDLQKEKHHSLGVTINAIDGAAAGVENVYVTQIIQRFNKQLKVDLFQISDKQIQPVNIETIPLFWYNETLNYKTFMVPGILVLLVTMITLFLSGMNIVREKEIGTLEQINVTPIKKSQFIIGKLFPFWVIGMGLLTIGLILVKLIFNVPMVGSLLLLYGYTSIYILVILGMGLFISNFTDTQQQAMFIAWFFVVIFILMSGLFTPIESMPKWAQILTEFNPIKYFVEIIRMVMLKGSGFKNILPLAVKTLAYAIVMNGLAVWSYKKTN; encoded by the coding sequence ATGAAAACAATTCTATACATCATACAAAAAGAGTTCAAGCAAATCTTTAGAAATAAAGGCATGCTTCCTATTATTTTTGTGCTGCCCTTATTGCAGCTCATTATTTTATCTAACGCAGCGACTTTTGAGGTTAAAAATATAAAGTTTGGTTATATCGATAACGACCGCACATCCACTTCAAGAGCTTTAATTGAGCAATTTAATGCATCTACTTATTTTAATGTATTAACCGATTTTCCTTCGGAAGCCTTAGCAAGCTCTGCTATGTTACAAGGTGAAGTGGATGTTGTTTTAGAAATTCCGCAGTATTTTGAACGCGATTTACAAAAAGAGAAACACCATAGTTTAGGAGTGACTATTAATGCTATTGATGGTGCAGCTGCTGGTGTCGAGAATGTATATGTTACTCAAATCATTCAACGTTTTAATAAACAGTTAAAAGTTGATCTATTTCAAATTTCAGATAAACAAATTCAACCAGTCAACATCGAAACCATTCCGCTTTTCTGGTACAACGAAACGCTAAACTATAAAACCTTTATGGTGCCAGGAATATTGGTGTTATTAGTAACTATGATCACGTTGTTTCTATCAGGAATGAATATCGTTAGAGAAAAAGAAATTGGCACTTTAGAGCAAATCAACGTGACACCAATTAAAAAAAGTCAGTTTATAATTGGTAAACTCTTTCCGTTTTGGGTGATAGGCATGGGACTACTTACAATTGGGCTTATTTTAGTAAAACTTATTTTTAATGTTCCCATGGTAGGTAGCCTACTATTACTATACGGATACACCTCTATTTACATACTCGTAATACTAGGTATGGGCTTGTTTATTTCAAATTTTACCGACACACAACAGCAAGCCATGTTTATCGCTTGGTTTTTTGTAGTGATTTTTATTTTAATGAGCGGCTTATTTACACCAATTGAAAGCATGCCAAAATGGGCTCAAATCCTTACCGAATTTAACCCTATTAAGTATTTTGTTGAGATTATACGTATGGTTATGCTTAAAGGATCAGGGTTTAAAAATATTTTACCACTAGCTGTAAAAACCTTGGCCTACGCTATTGTAATGAACGGATTGGCGGTTTGGAGTTATAAAAAGACCAATTAA
- a CDS encoding TIGR00730 family Rossman fold protein: MKTQNNARLSTGESLFVRGPLSRFKELKFAIKIFFNFIKAFRKMHFIGPSVTVFGSARFTPDSEHYKAAEKVGAELAKIGFTVLTGGGPGIMEAANKGAFEAGGYSVGCNIILPFEQKPNPYLHKWIDIPYFFIRKVILVKYSYAFVIMPGGIGTLDELFEALTLIQTKIIQDFPVVIFDSEYHKELCKHIQLMAENESISPEDMELLFVTDSVEDLIKHIETYSIKKFGLVQKQVKPKRWLGELGNKTLSDEK; the protein is encoded by the coding sequence ATGAAAACACAAAATAATGCTAGATTATCTACTGGCGAATCTTTGTTTGTTAGAGGCCCTTTATCCCGTTTCAAAGAACTGAAATTTGCAATTAAAATATTTTTCAATTTTATAAAAGCCTTCAGGAAAATGCATTTTATTGGACCAAGCGTGACCGTTTTTGGTTCTGCACGATTTACACCAGATTCTGAGCATTATAAAGCTGCTGAAAAGGTTGGTGCTGAATTAGCAAAAATAGGTTTTACTGTTTTAACGGGTGGAGGTCCTGGTATTATGGAAGCAGCAAACAAAGGTGCTTTTGAAGCTGGAGGTTATTCGGTTGGGTGCAATATTATTTTACCTTTTGAACAAAAACCAAATCCCTATCTTCATAAATGGATTGACATTCCTTATTTTTTTATCAGAAAAGTAATTCTTGTAAAATACTCTTATGCCTTTGTAATCATGCCAGGAGGTATTGGTACTTTAGACGAACTGTTTGAGGCTCTAACACTCATTCAAACCAAAATAATTCAAGATTTTCCGGTTGTTATTTTCGATTCAGAATACCATAAAGAACTATGTAAACATATTCAATTAATGGCAGAAAATGAAAGTATCAGCCCAGAGGACATGGAACTACTATTTGTAACAGATTCTGTGGAAGATTTAATAAAGCATATAGAAACATATTCCATCAAAAAATTCGGATTAGTCCAAAAACAAGTCAAACCAAAAAGATGGCTTGGGGAATTGGGCAATAAAACTTTATCAGATGAAAAATAA
- a CDS encoding GxxExxY protein, whose product MEHKTENDISYLIRGSIFKVYNELGPGLLESVYEAVLSFELQKQGLEVKSQVPLPVFYEGHKLEVGFRLDLLVNDKVIIEIKSVETLSKVHHKQVLTYLKISELKLGILVNFNVDDITKGIFRKVNGL is encoded by the coding sequence ATGGAACACAAAACAGAAAACGATATATCCTATCTAATTAGAGGATCAATTTTCAAAGTCTATAATGAATTAGGTCCAGGTTTATTAGAATCTGTTTATGAAGCAGTTTTAAGTTTTGAGTTACAAAAACAAGGATTAGAAGTAAAAAGCCAAGTTCCATTACCAGTGTTTTATGAAGGCCATAAATTAGAAGTAGGTTTTAGGTTAGATTTATTAGTAAATGATAAAGTGATTATAGAAATAAAATCTGTAGAAACTCTCTCAAAAGTGCATCATAAGCAAGTTTTAACTTACTTAAAGATTTCAGAATTGAAGTTAGGCATTTTAGTAAATTTTAATGTAGATGATATAACAAAAGGAATTTTTAGAAAAGTAAACGGATTATAA
- a CDS encoding OsmC family protein: MEKHTYNVNINWTQDRKGMMCSPELHNKDTNETNCLEVATPPEFPGGMPHIWSPEHLFTAAVSSCLMTTFLAIAEFSKLEYVSFKCDSKGILEKVDGKFVMSEVLLFPEVVITDESKRERTQRIVEKAEKACLISNSITSKVTMETKIIVQH; this comes from the coding sequence ATTGGACACAAGACCGAAAAGGGATGATGTGTTCACCAGAATTACATAATAAGGACACCAATGAAACCAACTGTTTAGAAGTTGCAACACCACCTGAATTCCCTGGAGGCATGCCACATATTTGGTCACCAGAACACTTATTTACAGCAGCTGTGAGCAGTTGTTTAATGACTACATTTTTGGCGATTGCAGAATTCTCAAAATTAGAATATGTAAGTTTTAAATGCGATTCTAAAGGGATTTTAGAAAAAGTAGATGGCAAGTTTGTCATGAGCGAAGTGCTATTGTTTCCAGAAGTTGTAATTACAGACGAATCGAAACGCGAACGCACCCAACGTATCGTTGAAAAAGCAGAAAAAGCCTGCTTAATTTCAAATTCTATTACATCTAAAGTGACCATGGAAACTAAAATCATAGTACAACATTAA